The Toxorhynchites rutilus septentrionalis strain SRP chromosome 3, ASM2978413v1, whole genome shotgun sequence genome includes a region encoding these proteins:
- the LOC129774226 gene encoding serine protease easter-like encodes MSSVAYNASCTNPNQEAGRCVHVRECKIVLAALRKEILTDVDIAFLYQSECGKLERKTLVCCPNYSITHQQPEYGHPARPIGSHGSFGHGNNEHGFHGNHGNHGNHGNHGSHGNHWNYGNPGDQQPNTGGNSGDKLDQWKLLPQPGECGTQPSYQFFGENVTKIDEQPLTALVHLGNMPYETTFKCGGVLISSRYVLTAAHCVVDSNEWSNLTIRLGEWDTESTVDCVSIEDFSEFYCADPAIDVSVEKVIIHEQYSSQHRPQLNDIALLRLVKPVEISTWIRPICLPERPVLAKDAEQIFTLAGWGNNGCVE; translated from the exons ATGTCTTCAGTGGCATATAACGCTAGCTGCACAAACCCCAACCAGGAAGCCGGCCGTTGCGTGCATGTTCGAGAGTGTAAAATAGTGCTCGCCGCCCTGCGAAAGGAAATTCTCACCGATGTCGATATCGCGTTCCTCTACCAGAGCGAATGTGGCAAACTGGAGCGGAAAACACTAGTCTGCTGTCCGAATTACTCCATTACCCATCAGCAACCCGAATATGGTCATCCGGCTAGGCCCATAGGAAGCCATGGGTCTTTTGGACATGGCAATAACGAACATGGCTTTCACGGTAATCACGGAAATCACGGGAATCACGGGAATCACGGCAGTCACGGCAATCACTGGAATTATGGCAATCCTGGCGACCAACAACCGAACACTGGTGGCAACAGTGGGGATAAGTTGGATCAGTGGAAGCTACTGCCCCAGCCTGGGGAGTGTGGCACTCAGCCAAGTTATCAGTTTTTCGGGGAGAATGTGACGAAAATTGACGAACAGCCATTGACGGCTTTGGTTCATCTAGGCAATATGC CGTATGAAACTACATTCAAATGTGGAGGAGTACTTATCAGTTCTCGTTATGTTCTAACGGCTGCCCACTGCGTAGTTGATTCGAATGAATGGAGCAA tCTGACCATTCGTTTGGGTGAGTGGGATACCGAGTCCACGGTCGATTGCGTTTCGATCGAGGATTTCAGTGAGTTTTACTGCGCAGATCCGGCAATAGACGTGTCAGTGGAGAAAGTCATCATTCACGAGCAATACTCCAGCCAGCATCGACCACAACTCAATGACATCGCATTGCTGCGGCTGGTTAAGCCGGTCGAAATTAGCACATGGATTAGACCTATCTGCTTGCCAGAGCGCCCTGTTTTGGCGAAGGATGCCGAGCAGATCTTCACACTAGCTGGTTGGGGGAACAACGGATGTGTTGA GTAA